The Brachyhypopomus gauderio isolate BG-103 chromosome 17, BGAUD_0.2, whole genome shotgun sequence genome includes a window with the following:
- the LOC143480922 gene encoding protein kinase C delta type-like has protein sequence MFCSPVSLDETEDSSSVLDEAWEEHINDVLDEIEVSLNTSALDDAWKELLHVLLDETEDSYNLYLVASLNNSVLDEAWEELLQVLLDETEVSLNTSALDDAWKELLQVLLDETEVSLNTSALDDAWKELLQVLLDETEVSLNTSALDDAWKELLQVLLDETEYSYNPFLDASPCGPLCEGSSPRPLSRISHQTHITAENFTFHSVLGKGSYGKVLLAELKGSEDLFAVKALRKDAMNDNVESTMVEKRVLTLAWDCPYLTHLYATFQTKEHLFFVMEYLNGGDLMFRMQKTGCFDLYTATFYAAEIVCGLQFLHGKGIIHRDLKLDNVMLDGEGHIKIADFGLCKENVFGNNLAKTFCGTPFYMAPEIILGERYSFSVDWWAFGVLLYGMLIGKPPFDGEEIDDVFDSIITDTPEFPDWITLDTRDLLERLFERDPSYRLGVVGNIRDQSFFEIIDWSALERREVKPPYVTEVTSSNDSGNCEQEYDRLSMCDQNPFAGFSFVNQSTNDASAPTLCRAHKCETTYW, from the exons ATGTTCTGTTCTCCAGTTTCACTCGACGAGACTGAGGACTCCTCCAGTGTTCTGGATGAGGCATGGGAGGAGCACATCAACGATGTCCTTGATGAGATTGAGGTCTCTTTGAATACAAGTGCTCTGGACGATGCCTGGAAGGAGCTGCTCCACGTTCTCCTCGACGAGACTGAGGACTCCTACAACCTATATCTAG tagCATCTTTGAACAACAGTGTTCTGGATGAGGCCTGGGAGGAGCTGCTCCAGGTTCTCCTGGACGAGACTGAGGTCTCTTTGAACACAAGTGCTCTGGATGATGCCTGGAAGGAGCTGCTCCAGGTTCTCCTGGACGAGACTGAGGTCTCTTTGAACACAAGTGCTCTGGATGATGCCTGGAAGGAGCTGCTCCAGGTTCTCCTGGACGAGACTGAGGTCTCTTTGAACACAAGTGCTCTGGATGATGCCTGGAAGGAGCTGCTCCAGGTTCTCCTGGATGAGACTGAGTACTCCTACAACCCATTTCTAG ATGCGTCTCCATGCGGTCCTCTGTGTGAGGGTTCGAGTCCTCGCCCCCTGTCCCGGATCAGCCACCAGACACACATCACTGCGGAGAACTTCACCTTCCACAGTGTACTGGGCAAGGGAAGCTATGGCAAG GTTCTTCTGGCTGAACTAAAGGGGAGTGAGGATTTGTTTGCTGTGAAAGCCTTGAGGAAAGACGCGATGAATGATAATGTAGAGTCCACCATGGTGGAGAAGAGGGTGCTAACTCTGGCCTGGGACTGTCCCTACCTGACGCACCTTTACGCCACCTTTCAGACCAAG GAGCACTTGTTCTTTGTCATGGAGTACCTCAACGGAGGTGACCTGATGTTCCGCATGCAGAAGACAGGATGCTTTGACCTCTACACAGCCAC ATTCTACGCAGCCGAAATTGTGTGTGGACTGCAGTTCCTTCATGGAAAGGGCATCATCCACAG GGATCTCAAGTTGGACAATGTGATGCTTGATGGAGAAGGTCACATTAAGATAGCGGATTTTGGCTTGTGCAAAGAGAATGTTTTTGGGAACAATCTTGCCAAAACATTCTGTGGGACACCATTCTACATGGCCCCTGAG atcattCTGGGTGAGAGGTATTCTTTTTCTGTGGATTGGTGGGCATTTGGTGTGCTCCTGTATGGGATGCTGATTGGGAAGCCTCCATTCGATGGTGAGGAGATAGATGATGTGTTTGATTCCATCATTACGGACACACCTGAATTCCCTGACTGGATCACACTGGATACCAGAGACCTGCTAGAGCGA CTGTTTGAGCGAGACCCTTCTTATAGACTGGGTGTTGTGGGTAACATCCGAGATCAGTCATTTTTCGAGATCATTGACTGGTCTGCTCTGGAAAGGAGAGAGGTCAAACCCCCTTACGTGACAGAAGTG acATCATCCAATGACAGTGGCAACTGTGAGCAGGAATACGACCGCCTGTCCATGTGTGACCAGAATCCCTTTGCTGGCTTTTCATTCGTCAACCAGTCGACGAACGATGCTAGTGCGCCAACACTGTGCCGAGCGCACAAGTGTGAAACCACGTATTG gtGA
- the LOC143480283 gene encoding protein kinase C delta type-like — protein MMSWKDIKRCCLWSWCCGGAQEDSDDTDIEEECRRVQKKERIQKKKRKNKTKQKQETDSTHCLISLDETEDSSSVLDEAWEEHINDVLDEIEVSLNTSALDDAWKELLHVLLDETEDSYNLYLVASLNNSVLDEAWEELLQVLLDETEVSLNTSALDDAWKELLQVLLDETEVSLNTSALDDAWKELLQVLLDETEVSLNTSALDDAWKELLQVLLDETEYSYNPFLDASPCGPLCEGSSPRPLSRISHQTHITAENFTFHSVLGKGSYGKVLLAELKGSEDLFAVKALRKDAMNDNVESTMVEKRVLTLAWDCPYLTHLYATFQTKEHLFFVMEYLNGGDLMFRMQKTGCFDLYTATFYAAEIVCGLQFLHGKGIIHRDLKLDNVMLDGEGHIKIADFGLCKENVFGDNLAKTFCGTPFYMAPEIILGERYSFSVDWWAFGVLLYGMLIGKPPFDGEEIDDVFDSIITDTPEFPDWITLDTRDLLERLFERDPSYRLGVVGNIRDQSFFEIIDWSALERREVKPPYVTEVTSSNDSGNCEQEYDRLSMCDQNPFAGFSFVNQSTNDTSASTLCRAHKCETTYW, from the exons ATGATGTCGTGGAAGGATATCAAAAGGTGTTGCCTCTGGTCCTGGTGCTGTGGAGGCGCCCAAGAAGATTCGGATGACACAGACATAGAGGAGGAATGCAGAAGAGttcaaaagaaagaaagaattcaaaagaaaaaaagaaaaaacaaaacaaaacaaaaacaggagaCCGACAGCACCCATTGCCTGA TTTCACTCGACGAGACTGAGGACTCCTCCAGTGTTCTGGATGAGGCATGGGAGGAGCACATCAACGATGTCCTTGATGAGATTGAGGTCTCTTTGAATACAAGTGCTCTGGACGATGCCTGGAAGGAGCTGCTCCACGTTCTCCTCGACGAGACTGAGGACTCCTACAACCTATATCTAG tagCATCTTTGAACAACAGTGTTCTGGATGAGGCCTGGGAGGAGCTGCTCCAGGTTCTCCTGGACGAGACTGAGGTCTCTTTGAACACAAGTGCTCTGGATGATGCCTGGAAGGAGCTGCTCCAGGTTCTCCTGGACGAGACTGAGGTCTCTTTGAACACAAGTGCTCTGGATGATGCCTGGAAGGAGCTGCTCCAGGTTCTCCTGGACGAGACTGAGGTCTCTTTGAACACAAGTGCTCTGGATGATGCCTGGAAGGAGCTGCTCCAGGTTCTCCTGGATGAGACTGAGTACTCCTACAACCCATTTCTAG ATGCGTCTCCATGCGGTCCTCTGTGTGAGGGTTCGAGTCCTCGCCCCCTGTCCCGGATCAGCCACCAGACACACATCACTGCGGAGAACTTCACCTTCCACAGTGTACTGGGCAAGGGAAGCTATGGCAAG GTTCTTCTGGCTGAACTAAAGGGGAGTGAGGATTTGTTTGCTGTGAAAGCCTTGAGGAAAGACGCGATGAATGATAATGTAGAGTCCACCATGGTGGAGAAGAGGGTGCTAACTCTGGCCTGGGACTGTCCCTACCTGACGCACCTTTACGCCACCTTTCAGACCAAG GAGCACTTGTTCTTTGTCATGGAGTACCTCAACGGAGGTGACCTGATGTTCCGCATGCAGAAGACAGGATGCTTTGACCTCTACACAGCCAC ATTCTACGCAGCCGAAATTGTGTGTGGACTGCAGTTCCTTCATGGAAAGGGCATCATCCACAG GGATCTCAAGTTGGACAATGTGATGCTTGATGGAGAAGGTCACATTAAGATAGCGGATTTTGGCTTGTGCAAAGAGAATGTTTTTGGGGACAATCTTGCCAAAACATTCTGTGGGACACCATTCTACATGGCCCCTGAG atcattCTGGGTGAGAGGTATTCTTTTTCTGTGGATTGGTGGGCATTTGGTGTGCTCCTGTATGGGATGCTGATTGGGAAGCCTCCATTCGATGGTGAGGAGATAGATGATGTGTTTGATTCCATCATTACGGACACACCTGAATTCCCTGACTGGATCACACTGGATACCAGAGACCTGCTAGAGCGA CTGTTTGAGCGAGACCCTTCTTATAGACTGGGTGTTGTGGGTAACATCCGAGATCAGTCATTTTTCGAGATCATTGACTGGTCTGCTCTGGAAAGGAGAGAGGTCAAACCCCCTTACGTGACAGAAGTG acATCATCCAATGACAGTGGCAACTGTGAGCAGGAATACGACCGCCTGTCCATGTGTGACCAGAATCCCTTTGCTGGCTTTTCATTCGTCAACCAGTCGACGAACGATACTAGTGCGTCAACACTGTGCCGAGCGCACAAGTGTGAAACCACGTATTG gtGA